The genomic window TCGTGGGGAAGGCAGGCCCGCGTTCCGGAGGCCAGCAGGTAGGTGTCGTCTTTCACGCGGCGGCTGATCCAGCGGGGGAAGGCCAGCCCGGTGATGGCGCCGGGATCGCTGACGCCGCTGCCAGTGCTCACCAGTTTGGCCAGGCGCTGGGATTCGGACTTAGGGGCGCGCTGGCGGGCGATGTCGCCGCGGGGATCGTCGGCCAGCACGGCGACGGTGGCCGCGGCGGACGGCCCGCATTCGATAAGGGCGCGGCCCAGGCGCGGGTCCAGCGGCAGGCGGACCAGGCGTTTACCCAGCTGGGTCAGGTGGCCACCCCGCAGGGCGCCGAGGGATTCCAGGTGTTCTCGGGCGCGGGCCAGGTGCTGCGGCTGGGGGCTATCGAGCAGCGGGCAGTCGCCCCAGGAGGCCAGCTGCAGGGCGGCCTGGGTCAGATCCGTGGTAAGGATCTCCGGGGTGATGGCCTCGGCCGCGTGCTCGTAGTCGGCGGCGGAATAGGCGCGCACCACGGTGCCCGGGCCCTCGCGGCCGGCGCGGCCGGCGCGCTGGTCCGCGGTGGACTTGGCCGAGCTGATAGTGACCAACCCCGTCATGCCGCGGCTGGCATCCAGCCGGGGCACGCGGGACAGGCCAGAGTCGATGACAGTGCGCACCCCGGGCACGGTCAGGGAGGACTCGGCCAGGGAGGTCGAGACCACGATCCGCGGGGTGGACGAGGGCTGCAGGGCCGCGTCCTGCTGCCGGGCATCCAGCCTCCCGTGCAGGGGGAAGCTGCCGGGCAGGCGGCCGACGACGTGTTCGACCTCGCGAACGCCCGGCACGAAGACCAAGGCGGAGTGCCCGGTGGCGGACACCTGCTCCTGCGCCAGCCGGGCCAGGTGGTCCAGGAATTCCCGGGAGCAGCTGCTGCGGCCGGGGTGCGGGCGGTAGGAGATATCCAGCGGGTAGGTCACCGCCGGGGTGCTGAGCGTTTCGGCTCCTAAGAATTCGGTGAGCTTGTCGCGCTCCAGGGTGGCGGACATGGCTACCAGCCGGAAGTCGTCGCGCAGCTCGGCTAGCTCCAGGCACATGCCCAGGATGAGATCGGTATCCAGCTGGCGCTCGTGGACTTCGTCGATGGCGACGGCGGACACGCCCTCCAGATCCGGATCCCGCAGCAGGCGCTGGAGGAGTACGCCCGGGGTTACGAACTCGACGTGGGTGCCGGGCTGGTGCTCGCCCTTGACGCTGAAGCCGACGGCTTTCGGGGCTCCGGAGAGGTGGCGCAGCCGGCGGGCGGCGGCGCGCACGGCCACGCGGCGGGGCGCGGTGACGATGACCTTGCCCCCGCAGTGGTTGGCCAGGGCGGGCGGGACCAGGGTGGTCTTACCGGTGCCGGGCGGGGCTTGGATGACTAGGCGCCCGGTGGCATCGACTAGCTTGGGCAGGCGGTCAATGACCCCGGCCACGGGCAGGTCGCGGCCGATCCGTGCGATGTCGAACATGTCATCCAAGCTTACGC from Corynebacterium confusum includes these protein-coding regions:
- a CDS encoding ATP-dependent RNA helicase encodes the protein MFDIARIGRDLPVAGVIDRLPKLVDATGRLVIQAPPGTGKTTLVPPALANHCGGKVIVTAPRRVAVRAAARRLRHLSGAPKAVGFSVKGEHQPGTHVEFVTPGVLLQRLLRDPDLEGVSAVAIDEVHERQLDTDLILGMCLELAELRDDFRLVAMSATLERDKLTEFLGAETLSTPAVTYPLDISYRPHPGRSSCSREFLDHLARLAQEQVSATGHSALVFVPGVREVEHVVGRLPGSFPLHGRLDARQQDAALQPSSTPRIVVSTSLAESSLTVPGVRTVIDSGLSRVPRLDASRGMTGLVTISSAKSTADQRAGRAGREGPGTVVRAYSAADYEHAAEAITPEILTTDLTQAALQLASWGDCPLLDSPQPQHLARAREHLESLGALRGGHLTQLGKRLVRLPLDPRLGRALIECGPSAAATVAVLADDPRGDIARQRAPKSESQRLAKLVSTGSGVSDPGAITGLAFPRWISRRVKDDTYLLASGTRACLPHDLGLDGSEWLATAVVTRSAEGGTIRAAARLSEEDALNIIGVTEELETDFVKGKLRARQIRRAGQIELSSTPTQPSPEAAAEALTRLLERTGLEIFHFSDKAQRLFDRLAFLHARLGDPWPNPQKADPQYWLGPELGDIVRGKPPREVDMYPALQRLLPWPNDIDAAAPERLTVPSGKRPRIDYASGRPVVRVKLQECFGLHSSPEIAGLPVQFHLLSPASRPLAVTDDLASFWSGPYQQVRAEMRGRYPKHAWPEDPS